GCTGTTCGACGCCTTCGCCTCGAAGGAGAAGTCGCTGCACGCCAACGCGGGCAAGCACTTCGCGTTCCCGCGGTTCGAGGCCGACAGCGCGGCCCGGTTCCTCGTCCGGCACCTCGGCGGGGCGGTCACCGCGCTGGTCTGACCTGCGCGGTCGCATGTCTGACCCGCGCGGTCGCGGCGCCCGGCTCGTCAGTCGGGCGCCGCGGCCGTGGCCCGGCCTGACCCGCCCCGGACCAGGTCAGGCCGGGGCGGGTCAGGCCCGGTGTTCCGGACGGGACGCCTCAGCCGATCCCCAGGACGGGCAGGCACTCCTCGACGCCGACCAGTTCGATGTCGTCCCGGCGGACCCTTTCCCACGCCTCCCGGCTGAGCCGCCACTGCTGGATGCGCGCGGGCTCACCGCGGCGGGTGTCCCAGTCCGTGCCGTTCGGTTCGTAGCCCAGGCCGCGGGAGACGCGGTTGGATGCCTCGTTGTCGACGAACGCGTCGCTGCCGGCTTCCCGCGCGCCCAGCCCGGCGAAGGCCAGATGCAGCGCCGCCGCCCGCATCTCCCTGCCCAGCCCCTGCCCTCGGCGGCCGGGGGCCAGCCACGAGAAACTGGACACCGTGCGGAACCGCGCGAAGTCCCGGCCGACGAGGTCCTGCATGCCGACCGGTTCGCCGTCGACGAGCACGGCGAAGTACAGCCGCCACGCGTCCGGACTCACCCGGGCGCGGCCGGCCCATACGGCGCGCAGCCACCGCCACTCCCGTTCGGGGCTGTCGGCGTAGAACGAACTCGGGTCGTCGAACGGCCACGGCTCGGCGTCGGCGATCCCGGCCCGCACCAACGGCACGAGACGTTCCAGCAGTTCGTCGGAGGCTCCGGCCAACGTCAGGCGCGGCGTGCGGACTTCGACGTTCAGCGGCGGGTAGGTGTGGGCCACGGCCTGACTGTAGCCAGCCCTCCCGGGCCGCCGCACCCGGGTTGATCCCGGGCGTCGACGGCCGTGGGACGGGGCCCGTCGACCGCCGCCTCCTCGCCGAGCCCGGCCCCCGAACGAGGAACCCCCGATCAGCCCCGGATTCGATCAGCCCCCGATCCGATCAGCCCCGGATCAGCCCTGGCTGGGAGATTCGGCGTCGATAGCACGGTCCGGCAGGGTGACGAGGAGCGTCGCGATGGCGAAGACGGCCAGCACGAGAGCCAGTGTGTGCAGGGCATGCGAGGTCGCGCCGTCGCGGAAGCAGATCCCGATCAGGGTGGACGCCGCGATCGCGCCGAGGAACTGGGCGGTGCGGTAGAGCCCGCTCGCGGTACCGATGGTGCCGGGCGCGGCCTGCCGGTAGAGCACGTTCTGGTTGGCGAGGCTCACCAGGCCCTGCACCGCGCCGAAGACCACCCCCACGATCAGCAGCACCGCCCACGGGGTGGCGGAGCCCAGCACGAACAGCATCGCGGTGCCCAGCACGAGCAGGACCGCCGAGAGCGCCAGCCGCGGCCGGGCCCGACCGCGCAGCGGCAGCGAGGACAGCAGCATGGCCGTGCCCGACAGCGGCAGCAGGACCAGGCCGGCCGCGGTGTCGCCGAGGTGCCTGGTGGTCTCCAGCCACTGCACGTAGCCGAACACCGTGGCATAGAGCGGAACGAAGACCAGCGTCTGGCGCAGGTACGTCCGCAGGATCGGCCGGACCGTGGCCGCCGGACCGAGCCGCAGGAACGGCACGACGGCCCGGCGTTCGACCCTGACCAGCGCGGCGCACGCGGCGGCCGCGGGCGCCAGCAACCACAGCAGCCCGAGGGTGGGGTCGGACAGCAGCAGCATCACCGCGAGCAGGGCCACGCAGAACAGCGCGACACCGGCGACGTCCGCCGGCTGCCTTTCCCCGGCATCGGGGGACTCCCGCGGTACGAGGGCGAGGGTGAGGATCAGCACCAGCGCCGCGAGCGGGGCGTTGACCACGAACACGGCCTGCCAGCCGAAGCAGAGGATGAGCAGGCCGCCGAGGGTCGGCCCGACGGCCGCGACGGCCTGCGAACACACCGCGAGCACGGCCAGCGCGCGCCGTGCCCCGCCGGGGTCGAGGCCCTCCGATTCCTGCTGCCTGCGCAGGACGGCCATCGCGGCGGGGAAGCCCGCGCTGGTGCCGATGCCGATCGCCAGGCGTACCCCGACCAGCCAGCCGAACGAGACGGGCAGGAGTGCGACGAGGCCGGCCACCAGCGTGATCAGGCTTCCGTAGACCAGCGTCCGCCGGGCGCCGAGCCGGTCCACGAGCAGCCCGAGCACCGGCTGCCCGATGGCCGAGGCCAGATAGAGGCCCGACACGAGCCATACGGTCCGATCGGTCCGCGCGCCGAACTCCTTCCCGATCGGGATGAGGGCGACGGAGATGACCGTGGTGTTGATCGGGTTGAGCAGGGTGCTCGTGGCCAGCGGCAGCAGCAGGAGGCCCCCCTTGCCGGAGGCGGCCTCGCTCCCGCCCCGCCCCTCGCCCTGTGCCGGCGCCTGTTCTCGCGCCTGCGCGCTCACCGGGTCTCCTGAGCGCCGATCCGGTAGACGCGTCGCGCCGTGCCGGCGAACAGCGCGGCCCGCTCGTCGGCGGAGGCGCCCGAGGAGATGCGCTTGAACGTGTTCCACAGCGTCGAGTAGGTCGTCCCCATCCGATCGACGGGGAAGTTGCTCTCGTAGAGGCAGCGCTCGGCGCCGAACTCCTCGACGCACGTGGTGATCCACGGCCCCCACAGCCGGGCCAGCAGCTCCGAGGACGGCGGCTCGGCCGCGGTCCGGTAGTCGAACTCGGCGGCTCGGCTCATCAGCCCGCCGAGCTTGCACACCACGTTGGGGCGTTCGGCCAGCCGGCGGATCGAGGCCCGCCACGCGGCGAAGACCTCGTCGCGCCGGCCCGCGTAGGGGCCGTAGCCGAGCGGGAACCCGCAGTGGTTGAGCACGATGGTCAGCTCGGGCACCTCGTCGGCCAGGGCGATGACGTCGTCGAGCTGGTGGTGGAAGACCAGCGCGTCGAGGCTCAGTCCCAGTTCTCCCAGGACGCGCGCGCCCTGGACGACGGCGGGCTCCGCGAGCAGTCCGGGGCGGACGTAGGGCCGGCCGTTCTCGATCTCGTCGCTCGGGTCCCAGTGGCTGGAGTAGCGGATGCCCTTGAACCGGCCGGGGGCGGCGCTCAGGTGCGCGTGCAGCACCTCCTCGACCCCGCGCCCCAGAGCGAGGTCGGCGAACCCGACGATGCCGTCGGCCATGCCCGGACGGCCTGACGTCTCACGGACGACGAACTCGGTCTCGCCGACCGGGCGCAGCTCCTCCGGCCCGGTGCCGCGGTAGTGCGTGACGCACTCGACGAAGACGGTGGACTCGACGCGGTGTCCTGAGCCCAGGTCCTCGGCCAGCTCTCCGAAGAGGTAGGGCGAGGAGCCGATCTCCCACAGGTGGTGGTGGCTGTCCACGATGGGCAGATCGGGCTCCAGGACCGCTTCCTCGGTCCCGCGCGCCAGCCATTCCTCGTCGGAGGGGTGAATCCGGCCGTACTCGGTCGGTCGGCCGGGGGCTCCGAAGAGATCCGATGTGGACATGGTGCGTCCTCCCACTCGTTGTCAGGCCAACAGTTCCACATAGTGACTTCATGACTGCGGCTCTCATTCGCCAGGGTTCATGATGTACTGGATCAAGACCAAGAATTCCGCCACACTGGTCACACATGGTGAAACCAAGGAGGACTGATGAGCAGCCCTGTGGACGGACCGACGACTGCCACGCCCGGCGGGGAGACCGCACGACGGGCGTTGCGGCTGCTCCGGGCGGTCGCCCTCGCCCAGGAACCTCGGCGGCTGGCGGAGTTGCAGGCCGAGACAGGGCTGAACAAGAGCGTCACCTACCGGCTGCTGCGGATCCTGCAGGAGGAGGGCTACCTGAAGCACACCGCCGAGGGCTACTCGACGGGCGGCGAACTGATCGCACTGGCCCTGACCGCCCTTCCCCGACGGAACAGCTACCTCGCCGCCCGTCCGGTGATGCAGGCGTTGACCTACCGCATCGGGGAGACCGTCACGCTGCACCGGCGCGCCGACGACCGGGCCGTGATCGTACTGGTGGCGGAGAACCAGGACCGGCCGATCCGCTATGCCGCGAGGGTCGGCGAGACGACGGAGCTCGCCCGGGGATGCACCGGCCGCGCCATGCTCGCCCAGCTGCCCGCCCACGTGGTCCGGCAACTCCTGGAGAGCACCGCCGACACCGCGGAGACCACGCTGGACGACGTGGAGCGGGTCCGGTCGAGCGGCTGGTCGTACACCGAGGAGGCCAACCACACCGGCGTCGCGGGCATGGCCTGCGCGCTGCCCCGGCGCGACCCGAGAGCGGAGGTCATGACCCTCAACATCTCCGGACCCGTGGGCCGGATGAACGCCCAGGTCGCCGCGCGCCTGGCTCCCGTCCTGATCGACGCGGCGAAGAAGCTCTCGGCCCTGGGCGTCAACTTCGACCCGGCCGACTGACGCGGTCGCGGTCGCGGCGCGGCACGGCACTGCGCTGCGCTGCGCTGCGCGGGCAGCGAAGTGGCGAGCATCGCCCCCGTGGGTGCGCTCGCGCGGTGAATATCCCCTCCGCGCCATGTCATCATATGATGACATCATCTGATGACAATCTTGGAGAACGTTGATGAGTGGCCGCCATACAGGACCTGACCTGCGACACCGTGCTCTGGTCCCCGTACTGGTCTTCGTAGGCACCGTGGTCGCCGTGATCAGCAGCCTGGGCGCTCCCCTGGTGCCCACCATCGCGGCCGTCGACCACGTCTCACTGTCCGACGCCCAGTGGTCGCTCACCATCACCCTGCTCGTCGGCTCGATCGCCACACCCGTCCTGGGGCGGCTGGGCGACGGGCCGCACCGGCGGGGAGTCGTACTCGGAGCCCTGGCCGTGGTGACGCTCGGTGGCGTGCTCGCCGCGCTGCCACTCGGGTTCGGCTCCCTGGTCGCCGGACGCGGCCTGCAGGGCGTGGGCCTCGGCCTCGTCCCGCTGGCCATCGCCACCGCACGCGACGCGCTGTCGGCCGAGCGCTCGCGGTCGGCCGTCGCGATGCTCTCCATCACCACCGTGGCCGGTGTCGGCCTGGGCTACCCGCTCACCGGCCTGATCACCGAGTCGCTGGGCGTCCACGCGGCCTTCTGGTTCGGCGCGATCATCTGCGCCCTGGCGCTGCTCGGCGCCGCACTGGTCCTCCCCGAGTCCGGCGCCCGGAAGAGCCGGCCGCTGGACGCGCTCGGGGCCGTGCTCCTGGCCGTCGGCCTGGCCTCGCTGCTGCTCGCACTGAGCGAGGGCGACGTCTGGGGATGGACCTCTCCCCGCGTCCTCGGCATGATCGTGTTCGCCGTCGTCGTCCTGGTCGCCTGGAGCCGCCACGAGCTGCGCACCGGCCACCCGCTGGTGGACCTGCGGTCGCTGCGGAACCACTCGGTCCTGACCGCCAACGTCGCCGGCCTGATCGCCGGTGTGGCCATGTACATGTTGATGTCGATGGTGACCCGCTTCGTCCAGACCCCCAGCAGCGCCGGCTACGGATTCGGCACCTCGGTCCTGGTCACCGGCCTGGTGCTGCTGCCCTTCTCCGCCGCCAGCGTCGCGTCCAGCAAGCTCGTACCGCTGCTGGCCAGGCGGACCTCGTCCGCGATGGTGCTGCCGATCGGCTGCGGGGTCTCGCTGGTGTCGATGGTGCTGTTCCTGGTCGCCCGCGGCAGCCTGTGGGAGCTCTTCGTCATCATGGGCGTCGCCGGGCTCGGCGTCGGCTGCACCTTCGCAGTCATGCCCGGGCTGATCGTCAACGCGGTCCCCTCACACGAGACCGGCAGCGCCATCAGCTTCAACCAGGTGCTGCGCACCATCGGCTACACCACGGGCAGCGTGCTGAGCGCGGTCGTCCTGGAGGCGCACACCCCGTCCGGCCAACCGCTGCCGACCAACAGCGGATACGAGACCGCCGCGTGGCTGGGTTGCGTCATCTGGGTGGTCACCGCTGTCGTTACGATCATCGTGCCGAAGCGGGGGGCCGCGGCCGCGAAGCGCGCCATGACTGTGGACGAGGAAGTGCTGATGGACGAGAGCATCGCCGACGCCGAGACGGCCGAGGACACCACCTCGGCCGCCCACGCCCGGTCCGCCCGGTGACCACCGGCAAGCGACGCGACTCCGCGCGCAGCCGGGCACTGCTGCTGGAGGCGGCGGCCAGCCTCTTCGCCGAACGCGGCTACGACCGCAGCACCACCCGGGAGATCGGCGAGCGCGCCGGGGTCGACCCGGCCCTGATCGCCCGCTACTTCGGCGGCAAAGCGCAGCTCTACCTCGCGGCACTCGACCTCGACCGGGCCAGCGCCCCGCCCGCCGACCTGCTCGAACCGGAGCGCACCAGGATGCTCCTCGAAGCGGTGGCCCGACGCGGCGCAGGCCCCCTCTTCCGGGCGGCCATCACTCCCCTGGAGGACCCCGAGGTCCAGGCCGCCGCCATGGGGCAACTGGGCTGGCGGCTGGTGGACCCGCTGTGCCAGCGGTTCACCCGCGAGGGCCTGGACCGGCCCCAGCTGCGGGCGGAGCTGCTGGTGGCCTCCTTCCTCGGCGTCATCCTGTCCCGTAACAGCGGCGCGTTCCGCGCGCTGGCCGAGGCCGACACCGAAGAGGTCGTCCAGCTGGTCCTGGGCATGCTCGACCAGAGTCACTGACCACGGCCGCGCCAGGCCCGGCCCGGCGCCCGCCCCGGCGCCGCGAGCACACCGCGCTCACCGGACCAGGCACCCGGCCCCGCACGACGCGTGCGGGGCCGTCGCCGTACGGTCCCGGACCGGTCACAGGTGGTAGGGCTGTCCGGTCTGCGCGGGGGAGATCTGGTCGGTCGGAACCTGCTTGAGGGCGGCCATCACCCGCGGGTCGGAGACCAGGGAGACCAGCTGCGCCTCGGTGAGCGGCACGAGGGCGCGTCGGGGTTACCGATGCGCGCGCACAGGGCAGCACGGGTGTTGCGGCGCGGGCGCGGCCGGACATGGAGAGGTGACGGCCGCCCCTTCGAGAGGACGCCCATGGCGATCAGCACCGAGACCGACTACGAGGCGATGTACCGGCAGCACTACCAGGAGGTGCTGCGCTTCGTCAGACGGCGTGCGGACGCCGCGCAGGTCGACGACATCGTCGTGGAGACGTTCACGATCGCCTGGCGGAAGCGGCGTTCGCTGCCCGAGGACGTCGCACCCTGGCTGTACGCCACCGCGCGCAACACGATGCTCAACGCCCACCGCGGCCTGCGGCGCCGGGCGGCGCTCGCGGTGCGGATCGCGGGACAGCCCCGGGACGACTCCTACGACCCCGCGGGCGCCGCCGACGCCCGGATCGATCTGGGCGCGGCGTGGCGCCGGTTGGCGGCCAGGGATCAGGAGGTGCTGTCACTGGTCGTCTGGGAGGGCCTGACCGACGCGCAGGCCGCCGTGGTCCTCGGCTGCTCGCCGTCCTCGGTCCGGATGCGGCTGTCCCGGGCGCGGGGGCGGCTGCGCGAGCTGCTCGGGCCGGTCGCCGTCGTCCCGAGCGGTCAGAGGGTCTCCCGGTGAGAGGCGGACCGCCCTTCGAACGGCGTCGGACCGACGCGGCGCCCGAGTCCCGCCCCTTCGTACGGAATGGAACGACCATGCCCGAGAACCTCGATCTCGACCTGTTCCTCGCCGGCCACGACGCCGCCCCCGACGGTGAGCTCACCGCCGCCGAGCTGGAACGGCGCGAGCGGCTTCTCGGCTCCCTGCTCGCCGGGGAGCGGAGCCGCCGCCGGTCGCGGGCGCCCCGCAGCCGGGCGGTGTGGGCGGGGGTGGCCGTCGTCGCGACGTGTGCCGCCGCCTACGGTGCGGTGACGCTGAACGGCGGCTCGGCCGCGCCGGAGCGTGGCGTCGCCCTCACGAAGCCGGAAGCGGGCGGCAGCAGCGCCGCGGCCGCCTCCCCGTCCGCCTCCCCGTCCGCCTCCGCGGCCACGGCGCCGTCGCACATCGACCCGCGGTGCCTCGCGTGGGCCGACGGCCTGCCGGTGGGCAAGGACGCGCCCGCCGTCGCCGTCACCGCGACCGGAAAGGCGCTCGGCGAGATCGTGCTGGCCGGCGGGAAGGCCTACGCGTGCGAGGTCAACGGGGACGGAAGCGGCGGCTTCGAACTCCTGGGCCCCGCCGCCGTGGACGTGGCGGCGAAGCAGCTCGTCCTCGGTCCGGGAAGGTCGGAGGCGAGCCGGACCGGAAGCGGCGCCGGCACCTCGTTCACGGTCGGCCGGGTCGGTACGGGCATCCGATCGGTGGTCCTGCGCCTGCCGGACGGGCGCGGTGTGGCCACGAGGGTCCAGAACCACTGGCTCATGGCCGTCTGGACGTCCACCAGCACGGGCCCTGACATCACGTCGGGGACCGTCACGTACACCGACGGCACCACGCACCCGCTCCCGCAGAGCGTGCTCGGCGACCAGTGAGTCCTCGATCGGCCACGAGGCGGACGCGGGCGGCGCAGCCCGCATCCGCGTCGCCCGCCCGTCCGCCCGTCCGCCCGTCCGCCCGCCACCTACCCCGCACCGCCGATGCGGCGGATCTCCTCCAGCGGGTACGGGGTCCGCCGGCTCCGGCTCTGGAACGCGAGGTTGAACCCCGACACCACCGCGGCGACCGGCGCGTGGCGGGCGATGAGGGCCGCGGCCTCCTCGGGGATTCCGGTGGGGCGCCCGCGGCTGCCGTCCGCGTAGCCGCGCACCAGCGCGTAGCGGCCGTCCCGGTCCTCCCTGCGGACGCCGCACAGGGCGGTGACCAGCCAGTTCACCAGGTACGTGGCGGCGTAGCAGCGGTCGTAGACCTGGTGCCGGTCGAAGAAGTCGGCCTCGTCCCGGGACAGTTCGAAGTCGGAGGAGATGGCGAGACCGTAGTCCGCGAAGTAGAGGTGCCGGCCGTCGGTCAGGATGTTCTCGAAGTGCACGTCGAAGTGGAGGAGCCCGCGGCTGTTCATGAACGGGATACCCGCCTCCAGCTCCTTCTCCACCATCGCGCAGGCCCGGTTGGCGGCCTCGTCCCCCGCTTCCACCTGCACGCTCAGCCACTGGTGCAGGTTCTGCGGGATGTACTCCAGGAACAGCGCGACGCTCGCCGAGGACCGCCGAAGAGCCTCGATCCGACGGCGCACCGGCGCCCCGCCGCCCCAGTAGGCCACGGCCTGTTCGACGTCGGCCAGGTCCTCGGGCAAGGGTGTCGAGTCCGGCACCACCCGCCAGTGGTACATCAGCGGGAAGCCCTCGTACTCCCCCGCGAGCGCCCAGTCGGACGTCGCGGCCTGCGCCGCGAGCTCGCGCCAGACCCCGAAGCCCGCTGCGCCGCGGAGGCCGACGCCGTAGTGGCAGAAGAGCGGCAGCCCGAACAGGTTCGCCGTGGACCCGACGTGCTCGGGCTGCCGCTCCAGGTCGGTCAGGGGCACCCGCTTGACGAAGACCGGCGTTCCGGCGACGTCCAGCCGCGCCGACTTCCCGCCGATACCGGACCCGAGCGGCACCGCCTCGTCGTCCAGGAGCTTCCGCAACGCGTCGTCGCTGAGCGCGGCCAGGGCGGCGGAGACGGCTCCGTGGGCGGCGAGGCGCCTCGCGCGCCGGTCGGGGGCCGTGTCCTGGGACCTGCCGGGGACTTCCACTGCCGCCTCCACGTGTGCGCTGAACCCGACCTCGCGTCGACGGCCCCGGCCCCGGCCCCGCCGCCAGGGCGCCCTCGCCGCGGTGCTGGTAACGGGCACTCGTACCAGTGAACGTCGAAGTGCCCTTCGTGGTGCCCGTGCCAGTTGCCGTGGCCGTGCCCGTTGCCGCGCCCGCGCCCGTGCCCGTGGCCGTGCCCGTGCCCGTGCCCGTTGCCGTGGCCGTAGCGGTGCGCGGACCGGACGGCCCACGCCCGGCAGCGCCGCCCGAGACGAGGGCCGCTTTTTGAACGGCGTGTGAAACCCGCCCTCGAAACCGGCACAGAACCACTCTTTCCGCGCTCCGAGTCGTTGACACCCCGCCGAGCGGCTGCCTAGCGTACGGCCAGGCCAGCACGGCGAACGACACCGGACCGCAAAGGTCGGTGGCACGCGGCAAGCCCGTCATGGGCGGACGAGGTGGGCGGAATGGACGCAGGGACGGCGACAGCCGCACAGCGCTGCCACACCCGTACCTGCTGCTGTCCGGGCTGCTGTCGACCCGTGGGCCGCACTCTCTGTCGAGGCTGACCCGCAGGACCGCGAGCCCGTCGGCCGGCCTTCTCTGAGACCGGGTCCGCCGGCCCCTCCGAGCCGCAGCCTCCGCCGCCCTCACCGCCGGTGCCAGTGCCGGTGCCAGCGCCAGCGCCGGTGCCCGGCCGCGCGCACCTCCCGCTCGGCAGGTGCGTGGCGCGACGGGCCGAACGCACCCCTCCCGCATCTCCCATCCCCCGCGGTCCCGGACGCCCCGGAGCCGCGCCGTGCCCGCGCCGCGGGACGGTCCCTCCTTGCCCACGGAGTCCCCGATGAGCGAGCCCTCCCCGACCGCACCCGCGATCCCCCACCCGGCCGAACCCACCGAAGATCCACCATCACCGCCCGCTCCAGGCCGACTTGACGTGTCGTCAGTCCGCCGGCCGACGGACCAGCGTGTCGTACCGCTGCGCCACCCCGGGCGCTGGGTGCTGACCGCGGCCGTCCTCGTCGTCGCCGCCCAACTGGTCCACGGGCTGGTCACCAACCAGTTCTTCCAGTGGCACCGGTTCGGCTACTGGTTCCTGCGCCCGGCGATCCTGCACGGCCTGTCCACCACCCTCCAGGTGACGGCGTGGAGCGCGCTGCTGGGCCTGCTCGGCGGCATCCTGCTGGCCGCCGCACGGCTCTCGCGGAGTCCGGTACTGCGCGCGGTGAGCTGGTTCTACGTGTGGCTGTTCCGCTCGGTGCCGCTCATCGTCGTCCTGCTCTTCCTCTACAACTTCCAGGCGCTGTACGCCACGTTGAGCCTGGGTGTGCCGTTCGGTCCGGGGTTCGTGCACTTCGGCGAGGCGAAGGTGGCCACCGAGATGGTGGTCGCGGTGATCGGCATCAGCCTCAACGAGGCCGCGTACGCCGCCGAGGTGGTGCGCGCCGGGGTGCTCTCCGTCGACCAGGGCCAGCACGAGGCGGCCGCCGCGCTCGGCCTGCCGCGCGGCTACCAGTTCACCCGGATCGTCTTCCCGCAGGCGCTGCGCGCGATCGTACCGACCTACGTCAACCAGCTGATCGGGCTGATCAAGAGCACCTCGCTGGTCTTCTACGTCTCGCTGCTCGACCTGTTCGGGCGGGTGCAGACCCTCAGCAGCACCTACCCGAGCGACATCGTGCCGCTGCTGCTGGTGGCGACCGTCTGGTACCTGATCCTCACCAGCCTGGTGTCAGTGGTCCAGTTCTACGTGGAGCGGTACTTCTCGCGCGGCGCGCTGCGCAACGTGCCGCCGACCCCGCTGCAACGGCTGCGGGCGACACTGCGGGACCTGCGTGCCCGCGTCGCGACGGAGGTGGCCCGATGAGCGCTACGACCCTCCCGGAGCCGGCCGGCGCCGCGGCGGTACGGCCGGCCGCGGTGAGCGTGCACGGCGCCTGGAAGAGCTTCGGCGGCCAGCAGGTGCTCGCCGGGATCGACCTGGAGGTGGCCGCCGGCGAGGTGCTGGTGGTGCTCGGGCCCTCCGGGTCGGGCAAGTCGACGCTGCTGCGGGCGATCAACCACCTGGAGCAACTGGACGCGGGCCACGTCGAGGTGGGCGGGGAGCCGATCGGGGTACGCCACTACCGCGGCCGGTTCAAGGAGCTCGGCCAGCGGCAGATCCGCGTCCAGCGCGGCCGGATCGGCTTCGTCTTCCAGAACTTCAACCTCTTCCCGCACCTGACCGCGCTGGACAACGTGGCCGCCGCGCCCGTCGCCACCGGCCGGGCCACCCGCGCCGAGGCCCGCGAGCGGGCCCGCGCCCTGCTGGACCGGGTGGGGCTCGCCGAACGCGCCGAGAGCTACCCCCGGCAGTTGTCCGGCGGCCAGCAGCAGCGGGTGGCCATCGCCCGGGCGCTGGCCCTGGAACCCGGGGTGATCCTCTTCGACGAGCCGACCTCCGCGCTCGACCCCGAACTCGTCGGCGAGGTGCTGGCGGTGATCAAGGACCTGGCCACCAGCGGCACCACGCTGATCGTGGTCACCCACGAGATCGGGTTCGCCCGGGAGGTCGCCGACTCGGTGGTCTTCCTCGACGGCGGCCGGGTCGTCGAGCAGGGGCCGCCGTCCGAGGTCCTGTCCGCGCCCCGCCACCCCCGCACCCGGGAGTTCCTCAGCCGCGTGCTGTGACCAGGGGCCGGCACCCCGCCCCGCCTCCGCTCCCCACGCCTCGACCACTCCTGCCCGTTCCCCGCTTCGAGCCCGCCCCTCGCACGACAAGGAAGGTCGTCATGCCTCGTCCCACCCTCCGCACCCCGCGCCCGGCCGGTGTGAGAACGCGCACCGCCCTGGCCGCCACGGCCGTCGGCGCGCTCCTGCTGGGGCTCGCCGCCTGCGGCAGCGACAGCAGCGCGGACGACTCCGCCCCGGCCGCGGCGACCGCCAAGGGCGCCGTCGTGGTCGGCGCGCTCTCCAACGGCGCGGCCAAGCAGACCACGCTGACGGTGCCCGAGGTGGCCTCGATCCGCGCGGAACTGCCCACGTCCGTACGGGACAGCGGGCAGTTGGTGGTGGGCGAGGGCTTCCTGCCCTCCGGCTCCCCGCCGCTCGGCTACGTCGGAAC
This portion of the Actinacidiphila yeochonensis CN732 genome encodes:
- a CDS encoding amino acid ABC transporter ATP-binding protein yields the protein MSATTLPEPAGAAAVRPAAVSVHGAWKSFGGQQVLAGIDLEVAAGEVLVVLGPSGSGKSTLLRAINHLEQLDAGHVEVGGEPIGVRHYRGRFKELGQRQIRVQRGRIGFVFQNFNLFPHLTALDNVAAAPVATGRATRAEARERARALLDRVGLAERAESYPRQLSGGQQQRVAIARALALEPGVILFDEPTSALDPELVGEVLAVIKDLATSGTTLIVVTHEIGFAREVADSVVFLDGGRVVEQGPPSEVLSAPRHPRTREFLSRVL
- a CDS encoding amino acid ABC transporter permease; amino-acid sequence: MSEPSPTAPAIPHPAEPTEDPPSPPAPGRLDVSSVRRPTDQRVVPLRHPGRWVLTAAVLVVAAQLVHGLVTNQFFQWHRFGYWFLRPAILHGLSTTLQVTAWSALLGLLGGILLAAARLSRSPVLRAVSWFYVWLFRSVPLIVVLLFLYNFQALYATLSLGVPFGPGFVHFGEAKVATEMVVAVIGISLNEAAYAAEVVRAGVLSVDQGQHEAAAALGLPRGYQFTRIVFPQALRAIVPTYVNQLIGLIKSTSLVFYVSLLDLFGRVQTLSSTYPSDIVPLLLVATVWYLILTSLVSVVQFYVERYFSRGALRNVPPTPLQRLRATLRDLRARVATEVAR